From Camelina sativa cultivar DH55 chromosome 7, Cs, whole genome shotgun sequence, one genomic window encodes:
- the LOC104704141 gene encoding glutathione S-transferase T3-like, which produces MDPRNPYRFWDQNFVDLLNSQKDSNCSDNPIPPISTLSSQPIQFTNKFSSQPLNFSPGFSSQPLKITPTSESEDCTEVTADEIDEDGGRGSRKRWSAEEDVHLIRAWLNTNNDPVVSNGQRLQSFWKRVADYYKAHDGDATSNARGPSQSSTRRKSGQSEDDVVSMAYEFYKNDMKKSFMLGHCWRELKNDQKWITERHEECSNKRTKLASEGDFSAPSSNGGDEMRPPGIIAMKDQEQAAKERHDKMKLLDSLLNKGELTPAEVLLKDKLVDQMLTNI; this is translated from the exons ATGGATCCTAGAAACCCTTATCGTTTTTgggatcaaaattttgttgatcttttgaattctcaaaaagACTCCAACTGTTCTGATAATCCTATTCCTCCTATTTCCACCCTATCCTCTCAACCTATTCAGTTTACTAATAaattctcttctcagcctttAAACTTTAGCCCTGGGttctcttctcagcctcttAAAATAACCCCTACATCTGAATCTGAAGATTGTACCGAGGTTACAGCagatgagattgatgaagacGGAGGCAGAGGAAGTAGGAAACGGTGGAGTGCAGAGGAGGATGTTCATCTCATAAGAGCTTGGTTAAACACAAACAATGATCCAGTGGTGAGCAACGGCCAGCGGTTACAAAGTTTCTGGAAGAGGGTTGCAGACTATTACAAAGCTCATGATGGAGATGCTACTTCAAACGCAAGAGGGCCTTCACAAT CGAGTACAAGAAGGAAGAGTGGACaatcagaagatgatgttgTGAGCATGGCGTATGAGTTTTACAAGAATGACATGAAGAAGTCGTTTATGCTTGGACATTGTTGGAGAGAACTGAAGAatgatcagaaatggatcaCAGAACGACATGAAGAATGTAGCAATAAACGTACTAAGCTTGCTTCTGAAGGAGATTTCTCAGCTCCTTCGAGCAATGGTGGAGACGAGATGAGGCCTCCGGGG ATAATAGCAATGAAGGATCAAGAACAGGCGGCTAAAGAGAGGCACGACAAAATGAAATTGCTAGACAGCCTGCTTAACAAGGGTGAACTAACACCTGCTGAAGTCCTACTTAAAGACAAACTGGTTGatcaaatgttgacaaacattTAG
- the LOC104699667 gene encoding charged multivesicular body protein 7-like, which produces MDSDAVKEFIRREVPDWDDEVVSTARFKAFSGQRYDWEPKFQFWRDLILKVSRQFGMFIIDPVQVKNAWFERGGMTPLCVDHVLLLMHSEDDVVRISDLDDPCSGRISRLFRTVSNLVAQPSVKPGEILEDKLVIFPLLKEKAADVVNILSEGHWTSTCVVTLKKFRSLCNGSNEASAVLSHLSGCGKAHKISINRGELIEGVKVSISKAALPSISNLDCDILHLLRTTEKLQDQLEVMDQRCETSKKSALLSLKSGHKQVALRHARQLKLATESREKCTSLLNRVEEVLNAITDSESTKMVSEAIKTGAKVMKDIKISADEVHDYLEELEETIESQKEVEKALESAPYPDIDDENIEEELLELEMELESENSQVQPGISDTADSLTEMLSELKLGYTKQTLEEQATEPVRMKDTGKKILEPA; this is translated from the exons ATGGATTCGGATGCTGTGAAGGAGTTTATACGAAGGGAAGTTCCGGATTGGGACGATGAGGTGGTGTCGACGGCCAGATTCAAGGCGTTTAGCGGGCAGAGATACGATTGGGAACCTAAATTTCAGTTTTGGCGGGATTTGATCCTCAAGGTTTCGCGTCAGTTCGGGATGTTCATCATTGATCCTGTTCAG GTGAAGAACGCGTGGTTTGAACGAGGAGGTATGACGCCTTTATGCGTTGATCATGTACTG TTATTGATGCATAGTGAAGATGATGTCGTGCGGATTAGTGATCTTGATGACCCCTGTAGTGGCCGTATATCTCGTTTATTTAGGACAGTAAGCAACTTAGTTGCTCAACCGTCAGTGAAGCCCGGAGAGATTCTGGAAGATAAACTTGTTATTTTTCCACTCTTAAAG GAGAAGGCGGCTGATGTGGTGAATATTTTGTCTGAGGGACACTGGACTTCTACTTGTGTTGTCACACTGAAGAAGTTCCGGAGTTTGTGCAACGGTTCGAATGAGGCATCAGCTGTTTTGAGTCACTTGTCAGGGTGTGGGAAAGCGCATAAAATCTCTATCAATCGTGGAGAACTGATTGAG GGTGTTAAAGTGTCCATTTCAAAAGCAGCACTTCCCAGCATCTCAAATTTAGACTGTGACATTCTGCACTTGCTAAGGACTACAGAAAAGCTTCAAGATCAACTTGAAGTGATGGACCAGCGTTGTGAAAC GTCAAAGAAATCAGCTTTGTTATCTCTAAAGTCTGGACACAAGCAAGTTGCTCTAAGGCATGCAAGGCAACTGAAGCTGGCGACTGAGAGCAGAGAAAAATGCACTTCACTTCTGAACAGAGTAGAGGAAGTGTTGAACGCTATAACAGATTCCGAATCGACGAAAATG GTCTCAGAAGCAATCAAAACTGGAGCTAAGGTTATGAAGGACATCAAAATCAGTGCAGATGAAGTTCATGACTATTTGGAAGAACTTGAGGAAACTATTGAATCACAGAAGGAAGTAGAAAAAGCTCTTG AGTCAGCTCCATATCCAGATATTGATGACGAAAATATCGAAGAAGAATTATTGGAATTAGAGATGGAGCTTGAAAGCGAAAATTCCCAAGTCCAACCAGGAATCTCAGATACTGCAGATTCACTGACTGAGATGTTATCAGAGCTTAAACTTGGCTATACGAAACAAACGTTGGAAGAGCAAGCTACTGAGCCAGTTCGGATGAAAGATACCGGAAAAAAGATTCTTGAACCAGCATAG
- the LOC104704142 gene encoding uncharacterized protein LOC104704142: MSNWSSDQEVDEIVEEEVDSIVEEIQYNYTHPKIPPAPIIRRVHINRDRKEGHTRLWNDYFSDNPTYTNTMFRRRFRMNKPLFIRIVTTIENGFPYFRQRRDATGRLGLSALQKCPSAIHMIAYRCSADAVDEYL; this comes from the coding sequence ATGTCTAATTGGAGTTCCgatcaagaagttgatgaaatTGTAGAGGAGGAAGTAGATAGTATAGTGGAGGAGATCCAATACAACTACACTCACCCGAAAATACCACCAGCTCCAATAATCCGAAGAGTGCACATTAATAGAGACCGCAAAGAAGGCCACACTCGgttgtggaatgattattttagtgataatccGACTTACACTAACACTATGTTCCGTCGTCGCTTTCgaatgaacaaaccattgttcATTCGTATTGTTACTACTATTGAGAATGGATTCCCATACTTTAGACAAAGGCGAGATGCTACTGGAAGGCTCGGTCTTTCTGCACTTCAAAAATGTCCGTCAGCTATTCATATGATTGCGTACAGATGTTCGGCAGATGCGGTGGATGAATATTTATGA
- the LOC104704140 gene encoding uncharacterized protein LOC104704140 codes for MIICPCKDCRNVVRQLNSVVVEHLVIRGMDEAYKVHSDWYHHGDVKSVDEFQSKPTQWNEEVFELYKAAEFFDQELAFRGDLADQPVGDLSEIAEGEDQQEDEFLAKIRDAETPLYPSCSNHSKLSAIVTLFRIKTHNGWSDKSFNELLQTLPSMLPDGNVFHTSLYDVKKFLKSFHMGYEKIDACVNDCCLFRKKLKKLDKCPKCNASRWKTNKRTNEVKKGVPQKVLRYFPIIPRLKRMFRSEDMAKDLRWHYTNKSTDGKLRHPVDSVTWAQMNEKYPSFAAEERNIRLGLSTDGFNPFNMKNSNYSSWPVLLVNYNLPPHLCMKKENIMLTLLIPGPQQPGNNIDVYLEPLIEDLNHLWKNGELTYDAFSKSTFTLKAMLLWTISDFPAYGNLAGCKVKGKMGCPMCGKNTDSMWLKFSRKHVYMCHRKGLAPTHRYREKKTWFDGKVEHRRKSRILTGHEVHQNLKNFQNDFGNVKKAGMKRKRTVYKEPVFDSDDDESESDEDEEVEVDEDELSRWKKRSILFTLPYWEDLPVRHNLDVMHIEKNVTHSIVSTLLHCGKSKDGLNARKDLQHLGLRKELHPTTKGKRTYLPAAPWSLSKNEKKIFCKRLFHFKGPDGYCSNISRGVSVEECKVGGLKSHDYHVLMQQLLPVAXK; via the coding sequence ATGATAATATGTCCTTGTAAAGACTGTCGTAATGTAGTACGACAGTTAAACAGTGTTGTGGTTGAGCATCTTGTAATAAGAGGGATGGATGAGGCATACAAGGTGCATAgtgattggtatcatcatggagatGTGAAGTCAGTAGATGAATTTCAAAGTAAACCAACTCAGTGGAATGAggaagtttttgagttatataaagcTGCTGAATTTTTTGATCAAGAGTTGGCTTTTAGAGGTGACTTAGCTGACCAACCTGTGGGCGACTTAAGTGAGATTGCAGAGGGTGAGGACCAACAAGAGGATGAGTTCCTTGCAAAGATCCGGGATGCTGAAACCCCACTATACCCTAGCTGTTCAAACCACAGCAAGTTATCGGCTATTGTGACTTTGTTTAGGATTAAGACACATAATGGCTGGTCGGATAAGAGCTTCAATGAACTGCTTCAGACATTGCCAAGCATGTTGCCAGATGGTAATGTCTTTCACACATCATTGTATGAtgtcaagaaatttttaaagagcTTTCATATGGGATATGAAAAGATCGACGCATGTGTTAATGATTGCTGCCTCTTcagaaagaagttaaagaagctTGATAAATGTCCCAAATGTAATGCTTCACGGTGGAAGACTAATAAGCGGACTAATGAGGTAAAGAAAGGTGTCCCACAGAAAGtattaagatattttccaaTTATACCAAGGCTGAAGAGAATGTTCAGATCAGAGGACATGGCTAAGGACTTACGGTGGCATTACACTAACAAGAGCACTGATGGAAAACTTCGACATCCAGTAGATTCTGTTACATGGGCTCAGATGAATGAGAAGTATCCTTCATTTGCAGCTGAAGAAAGGAACATACGGCTTGGGCTGTCCACAGATGGATTTAATCCATTCAACATGAAGAATAGTAATTATAGTAGCTGGCCTGTGCTATTGGTAAACTACAATTTGCCTCCTCACCTTtgtatgaagaaggagaatataATGTTGACATTATTGATTCCTGGTCCACAACAACCAGGTAATAATATTGATGTCTACCTAGAACCTCTTATTGAGGATTTGAATCATCTGTGGAAGAATGGAGAGCTAACGTATGATGCTTTTAGTAAAAGTACATTTACTCTAAAGGCAATGCTTCTCTGGACCATTAGTGATTTTCCTGCGTATGGAAATCTTGCTGGTTGTAAAGTAAAAGGTAAAATGGGATGTCCTATGTGTGGGAAAAATACTGATAGTATGTGGTTGAAGTTTAGCAGGAAACATGTCTACATGTGTCATAGAAAAGGTTTGGCTCCAACACACAGATATAGGGAAAAGAAGACTTGGTTTGATGGAAAAGTTGAGCATAGGAGAAAGTCAAGAATTTTAACTGGTCATGAAGTTCATCAGAATCTGAAAAACTTCCAAAATGATTTCGGAAATGTGAAAAAGGCtgggatgaagagaaagagaactgTCTATAAAGAACCAGTGTttgacagtgatgatgatgaaagtgaatccgatgaagatgaggaagtaGAAGTAGATGAAGATGAGTTATCAAGGTGGAAGAAAAGATCCATTTTATTTACTCTGCCTTATTGGGAGGATCTACCAGTACGGCATAATTTGGATGTAATGCACATAGAAAAGAATGTGACTCACAGCATTGTATCCACATTGTTGCATTGTGGAAAATCTAAGGATGGTCTTAATGCTCGTAAGGATCTTCAACATCTTGGTCTAAGAAAAGAGTTGCATCCTACCACAAAAGGAAAGAGAACATATCTTCCAGCAGCACCTTGGTCTTTGTccaagaatgagaagaagattttttgCAAACGACTATTTCATTTTAAAGGTCCAGATGGATACTGTTCTAATATTTCAAGAGGAGTTTCAGTAGAAGAGTGTAAGGTAGGAGGTCTGAAATCACATGATTATCATGTCTTGATGCAACAGCTTCTCCCGGTTGCACNGAAGTGA
- the LOC104699671 gene encoding pectin acetylesterase 6-like, whose amino-acid sequence MEKALAFTGILSNKPEENPDFFNWNRIKLRYCDGASFSGDSQDEGSQLFYRGQRIWQVAMQEFLSIGMQQANQALLSGCSAGGLASILHCDEFRELLPSSTKAKCLSDAGMFLDAVDVSGGHSLRNVFEGVVMVQNLQKDLSSTCTNHMDPTSCFFPQNLISDIKTPMFLLNTAYDSWQIQESLAPPTADPGGIWKACKSDHLHCNSSQIQFFQEFRTQMVLAVNSFSTSDQNGLFINSCFAHCQTERQDTWFAQDSPQLNGKRVAESVGDWYFDRAKDVKAIDCPYPCDTTCHNLIFDFNQSALEISASSRFCFPLFRASLVLLVLTKLIPRFLV is encoded by the exons ATGGAAAAAGCTTTGGCCTTCACTGGAATTTTGAGCAATAAACCTGAAGAGAATCCTG ACTTCTTTAATTGGAACAGGATCAAGTTGCGATACTGCGATGGTGCCTCTTTCTCTGGTGATAGTCAGGATGAG GGTTCACAGCTTTTCTATCGAGGACAACGAATCTGGCAAGTGGCTATGCAAGAATTCCTGTCTATAGGCATGCAGCAAGCAAACCAG GCTCTGCTTTCTGGATGTTCAGCTGGAGGACTAGCTTCCATTTTGCACTGTGATGAGTTCAGGGAACTATTACCTAGTTCCACGAAAGCGAAATGCTTAAGTGACGCTGGAATGTTTCTGGACGC AGTGGATGTCTCTGGGGGGCACTCGCTTAGGAATGTGTTCGAAGGTGTTGTTATGGTTCAG AACCTCCAAAAGGACTTGTCCAGTACTTGTACAAACCATATGGATCCTACTTCG TGCTTCTTTCCTCAGAACTTGATTTCAGACATCAAAACTCCAATGTTTCTTCTCAACACAGCATATGACTCTTGGCAG ATCCAAGAGAGCTTAGCTCCTCCAACTGCTGATCCAGGCGGCATTTGGAAGGCATGCAAATCAGATCACTTGCACTGTAATTCATCACAAATCCAATTCTTCCAAG AATTCAGGACTCAGATGGTGCTTGCTGTAAACTCATTCTCCACATCTGACCAGAACGGTCTTTTCATAAACTCTTGCTTCGCGCATTGTCAGACTGAAAGACAGGACACCTGGTTTGCTCAAGATTCTCCCCAACTAAACGGGAAG AGAGTGGCGGAATCTGTAGGTGACTGGTACTTCGACCGAGCAAAAGATGTCAAAGCCATTGACTGTCCTTATCCGTGCGACACAACATGTCACAATCTGATTTTCGA TTTTAATCAGTCAGCTCTAGAGATCTCAGCTTCTTCAAggttttgttttcctctctTTAGAGCCTCTCTGGTCCTTCTAGTGTTGACAAAACTCATCCCCAGATTCTTAGTTTAG
- the LOC104699669 gene encoding uncharacterized protein LOC104699669, with the protein MALEESFVTVSSLSRLSICTNSVYVDEDEAAAATKNQQDSCVFTSVESFIDGAEADGEVSDDGEGKENVRESDSDKESRGFYSLPVTPSRQRRKLIVSGELDANESNCSKCNSRRQRRVSREKKKRGVNGECDGGGGEGLTVLTRAKGGEKSLRMGLEEVKACRDLGFELEVPVPGRISVSTGSNFDTQTSSGGNSPIATWRISSPGDDPKEVKARLKVWAQAVALASASRHQAS; encoded by the exons ATGGCGTTAGAAGAGAGCTTCGTGACGGTTTCTTCTTTGTCGAGACTGTCTATATGCACGAACTCTGTTTACGTCGACGAAGACGAAGCAGCAGCAGCCACGAAGAATCAGCAAGATTCGTGTGTTTTCACGTCGGTGGAGAGTTTCATCGACGGAGCAGAGGCTGACGGAGAAGTTTCCGATGATGGAGAAGGAAAAGAGAACGTTCGAGAGTCTGATTCCGACAAAGAGTCGCGTGGGTTTTACTCTCTTCCGGTGACTCCATCTCGTCAGAGAAGGAAACTTATAGTCTCCGGCGAGTTAGATGCGAATGAGAGTAACTGCAGTAAGTGTAACTCACGGAGGCAAAGGAGGGTAAgtagggaaaagaaaaaaagaggagtTAACGGAGAGTGTGACGGCGGTGGGGGAGAAGGGTTGACGGTGTTAACGAGAGCTAAAGGAGGAGAGAAGTCGCTGAGGATGGGGTTAGAAGAAGTGAAAGCTTGTAGAGATCTAGGGTTCGAACTAGAGGTTCCGGTTCCGGGTCGGATCTCAGTGTCAACCGGGTCTAATTTCGATACTCAGACTAGTAGTGGCGGCAACTCACCCATCGCCACTTGGCGCATCTCCAGTCCCG GTGATGATCCAAAGGAGGTTAAGGCGAGATTGAAGGTGTGGGCACAAGCTGTGGCTTTAGCTTCTGCTTCACGTCATCAAGCTTCTTAA